In Deinococcus aestuarii, a single genomic region encodes these proteins:
- a CDS encoding SWIM zinc finger family protein, whose product MGVDARSAELASKCSCPSRKFPCKHALGLLLLHAAQAGTWQGEPPPPDLAKWLEGRARRAEKAAQPPSDRPADPAAQAQAQARAQATRDRKRTAGLEDLKLWLSDLVREGLQAARARPYGDWDRQAARLVDAQLPGAARQVRQIPEGLHDETGEALTAHLGRLWLLTQGWQVRETLSEPERADLLTALGASLDRASVPPAAPQVWQALGSVQEEEGKLTVRRTWLLGEGQELALLLDFAPTGQALPVPLVTGRPFTAAVAYAPSAYAQRALVQGEITPVGEPLPLPGGTLTEMQRRYAAALALNPWLERIGAFVGPAYLNLDPPGLCDAEGHAVPLSARVGEADLWAMLAQAETRMQTYFGEWDGQSFVPVGFVSVEVPLPEAAETGVPA is encoded by the coding sequence GTGGGTGTCGATGCCCGCAGCGCCGAACTCGCCAGCAAGTGTAGCTGTCCCAGCCGCAAGTTTCCCTGCAAGCACGCCCTGGGGCTGCTGCTGCTGCACGCCGCGCAGGCGGGCACGTGGCAGGGCGAGCCCCCGCCCCCCGACCTCGCCAAGTGGCTGGAGGGCCGCGCCAGGCGGGCCGAAAAGGCCGCGCAGCCTCCCAGTGACAGGCCCGCCGACCCCGCCGCGCAGGCCCAGGCTCAGGCCAGGGCCCAGGCGACCCGCGACCGCAAAAGGACGGCGGGCCTCGAAGACCTCAAGCTGTGGCTGAGCGACCTCGTGCGCGAGGGGCTCCAGGCAGCTCGCGCCCGCCCGTACGGCGACTGGGACCGGCAGGCGGCGCGGCTGGTAGACGCGCAGCTTCCGGGCGCCGCGCGACAGGTCCGGCAGATTCCCGAGGGGCTGCACGACGAGACCGGCGAGGCCCTCACCGCTCACCTGGGGCGGCTGTGGCTGCTCACGCAGGGCTGGCAGGTGCGCGAGACCTTGAGTGAACCCGAGCGCGCCGACCTCCTGACCGCGCTGGGCGCATCGCTTGACCGGGCCAGCGTGCCCCCGGCGGCGCCGCAGGTGTGGCAGGCCCTCGGCTCGGTGCAGGAGGAGGAGGGCAAGCTGACCGTGCGCCGCACCTGGCTGCTGGGGGAGGGGCAGGAGCTGGCCCTGCTGCTCGACTTCGCGCCGACGGGACAGGCGTTGCCCGTGCCGTTGGTGACGGGGCGGCCCTTCACGGCGGCGGTGGCCTACGCGCCCTCGGCCTACGCGCAGCGGGCCCTCGTGCAGGGCGAGATCACTCCAGTGGGTGAGCCCCTCCCTCTTCCCGGCGGCACCCTGACCGAGATGCAGCGGCGCTACGCGGCGGCCCTGGCCCTGAACCCCTGGCTGGAGCGCATCGGCGCGTTCGTCGGCCCGGCGTACCTGAACCTCGACCCGCCGGGGCTGTGCGACGCGGAGGGCCACGCCGTCCCGCTGAGCGCGCGGGTGGGAGAGGCCGACCTCTGGGCCATGCTCGCCCAGGCCGAGACACGGATGCAGACGTATTTCGGCGAGTGGGACGGTCAGAGCTTCGTGCCGGTGGGATTTGTCTCCGTTGAGGTGCCCCTGCCCGAAGCCGCCGAAACCGGAGTGCCCGCGTGA
- a CDS encoding adenylyl cyclase, with protein MRPHLEADPSCPVPTRPGRARAATLLAGLTLVLSACGQQAAAPANGQTDTLAAGVRGSDLGASVTIFTPDMSVEAIRAKFDAITRAQFDNEFGTRRDAVLFMPGTYGTPEQPLNVQVGYYTEVAGLGASPTDVTINGTIGVYNRCLEGNGTGNCIALTNFWRSMSNLTIQVKGGLTQVLGETAPRPDWCTDTEFWAVSQAAPLRRVNVVGPMSFMDYCSAGPQYASGGFMADSQHSGAAELVNGSQQQFYVRGSRIVKWSNAVWNAVFSGVEGAPAETFPAPNPYTVLDQTPVSREKPYLFVDAQGHRNVRVPSAQRGSRGVTWANGLTPGRTLPLTDFFVVRPTDSALAINLQLVRGRHLLFTPGVYDINLPLVVWRPDTVVLGLGYATLTAHNGVVPMIVADTATGSVVAGLTFDAGTKTSPALLQVGLRRGRGLGLGRSDAANPITLSDVFFRVGGPHIGRATTSLEVNSDDVLLDHAWVWRADHGLEGFTQGVNGDTDRWNTNIGRNGAVINGDNVTATGLFVEHYQQHNVVWNGENGTTIFFQNELPYDPPTQEAWNAGNGGATLGWAAYRVADHVRTHRLFGGGAYVFNQNNPSIVTTNGFEVPRTPGVRLHHVLTVNLSAGTIQHVVNGVGDQADNSNTGQPRYVVDYPAP; from the coding sequence ATGCGACCACACCTTGAGGCCGACCCATCCTGCCCCGTCCCGACCCGTCCCGGCCGCGCCCGGGCCGCCACGCTGCTGGCCGGGTTGACCCTGGTCCTGAGTGCCTGCGGCCAGCAGGCCGCCGCGCCCGCGAACGGGCAGACGGACACGCTCGCGGCGGGTGTTCGGGGCAGCGACCTCGGCGCCAGCGTCACGATCTTCACGCCGGACATGTCGGTCGAGGCCATCCGGGCGAAGTTCGATGCCATCACCCGGGCGCAGTTCGACAACGAGTTCGGCACCCGGCGCGACGCGGTTCTCTTCATGCCGGGCACCTACGGGACGCCGGAACAGCCGCTCAACGTGCAGGTGGGCTACTACACCGAGGTCGCGGGCCTGGGCGCCTCTCCGACGGACGTCACGATCAACGGGACGATTGGCGTCTACAACCGCTGTCTGGAGGGCAACGGGACGGGCAACTGCATCGCCTTGACGAACTTCTGGCGCTCGATGTCCAACCTGACGATTCAGGTCAAGGGAGGCCTGACCCAGGTTCTCGGCGAGACCGCGCCCCGCCCCGACTGGTGCACCGACACCGAATTCTGGGCGGTGTCACAGGCCGCCCCGCTGCGCCGCGTCAATGTCGTCGGGCCGATGTCCTTCATGGACTACTGCTCGGCCGGGCCGCAGTACGCCAGCGGCGGCTTCATGGCCGACTCGCAGCACAGCGGCGCCGCCGAACTCGTCAACGGTTCGCAGCAGCAGTTCTACGTGCGGGGCAGCCGCATCGTCAAGTGGTCGAACGCCGTGTGGAATGCGGTCTTCTCGGGCGTCGAGGGCGCACCGGCCGAGACGTTCCCCGCGCCGAACCCCTATACCGTGCTCGACCAGACGCCGGTCAGCCGCGAGAAGCCCTACCTCTTCGTGGACGCCCAGGGTCACCGGAACGTCCGGGTGCCGTCGGCGCAGCGGGGCAGTCGCGGCGTCACGTGGGCGAACGGCCTCACGCCGGGCCGCACCCTTCCCCTGACGGACTTCTTCGTCGTGAGGCCGACCGACTCGGCGCTCGCCATCAATCTGCAACTGGTGCGGGGCCGCCACCTGCTCTTCACGCCGGGCGTATACGACATCAACCTGCCCCTGGTGGTGTGGCGTCCGGATACGGTGGTGCTGGGCCTGGGCTACGCGACCCTGACCGCGCACAACGGCGTCGTCCCGATGATCGTCGCGGACACGGCCACGGGCTCGGTCGTCGCGGGCCTGACCTTCGACGCGGGCACCAAGACCTCACCCGCGCTCTTGCAGGTGGGCCTGCGGCGCGGGCGGGGGCTGGGCCTCGGGCGCAGTGATGCCGCCAACCCGATCACCCTGAGCGACGTGTTCTTCCGGGTCGGCGGTCCGCACATCGGCCGGGCGACCACCAGCCTGGAGGTCAACAGCGACGACGTGCTGCTCGACCACGCCTGGGTCTGGCGCGCCGACCACGGCCTGGAGGGCTTCACGCAGGGGGTGAACGGCGACACCGACCGCTGGAACACCAACATCGGGCGCAACGGGGCCGTGATCAACGGCGACAACGTGACGGCAACCGGCCTGTTCGTCGAGCACTACCAGCAGCACAACGTCGTCTGGAACGGCGAGAACGGCACGACCATTTTCTTCCAGAACGAGCTGCCCTACGACCCGCCCACCCAGGAGGCGTGGAACGCGGGCAACGGCGGCGCTACCCTCGGCTGGGCCGCCTACCGGGTGGCGGATCACGTCAGGACGCACCGTCTCTTCGGCGGCGGCGCCTACGTCTTCAACCAAAACAACCCGTCCATCGTCACCACGAACGGCTTCGAGGTGCCCCGGACGCCCGGTGTACGGCTCCACCACGTCCTGACGGTCAACCTCAGCGCGGGCACCATCCAGCACGTCGTCAACGGGGTGGGCGATCAGGCGGACAACTCCAACACCGGCCAGCCGCGCTACGTGGTGGATTACCCGGCCCCCTGA
- a CDS encoding ParB/RepB/Spo0J family partition protein, giving the protein MTRRRPPRREGLDALLGQTAELVKIPPTEQTLAVSALRPGPGQPRRVFGEEGLRELAESLREHGVLQPLLVRPAEGGHEIVAGERRWRAAQLAGLTEVPVVIRALSEDQARVVALIENLQREDLNLIDEVDAKLDLAALALGLPREETRARLMRLLREEPGPEAQTLAALFAPLRETWTSFAKNKLRVLNWPPPLLEAVRGGLPFTLAGVIVRAPEEHHDRLITLARGGATRTALRAEIERLGRRDSVGETSPATQVARRLASRRFMSSLDPEAKKAVDRWLARMPEALRSALSERD; this is encoded by the coding sequence GTGACCCGCAGGCGCCCGCCCCGCCGGGAGGGCCTGGACGCGCTGCTCGGGCAGACCGCCGAGCTCGTGAAGATTCCGCCGACCGAGCAGACCCTCGCGGTCAGTGCCCTGCGTCCCGGGCCAGGCCAGCCGCGGCGGGTTTTCGGGGAAGAGGGGCTGCGGGAGCTGGCCGAGAGCCTGCGGGAACACGGCGTCTTGCAACCCCTGCTGGTGCGTCCGGCAGAAGGAGGGCACGAGATCGTGGCGGGGGAGAGACGCTGGCGAGCGGCCCAACTCGCCGGTCTCACCGAGGTGCCGGTGGTGATCCGCGCCCTCAGCGAGGACCAGGCCCGGGTGGTCGCCCTGATCGAGAACTTGCAGCGCGAGGACCTGAACCTGATCGACGAGGTGGACGCCAAACTCGATCTGGCCGCGCTCGCACTTGGTCTGCCGCGCGAGGAGACGCGCGCACGGTTGATGCGGCTGCTCCGGGAGGAGCCGGGCCCCGAGGCCCAGACCCTCGCGGCGCTCTTCGCCCCGTTGCGGGAGACCTGGACATCGTTCGCCAAGAACAAATTGCGGGTCCTGAACTGGCCGCCGCCCCTCCTTGAGGCGGTTCGCGGCGGTCTCCCGTTCACGCTGGCCGGCGTCATCGTTCGTGCCCCCGAGGAGCACCACGACCGCCTGATCACCCTCGCCCGGGGCGGCGCGACGCGCACGGCGCTCCGGGCCGAAATCGAGCGCCTGGGCCGACGTGATTCGGTGGGGGAGACCTCACCCGCCACCCAGGTCGCCCGGCGGCTGGCGAGTCGGCGCTTCATGTCCAGCCTCGACCCCGAAGCGAAGAAGGCCGTGGACCGTTGGTTGGCCCGGATGCCGGAGGCGCTGCGCTCCGCCCTGTCAGAGCGGGACTGA
- a CDS encoding ParA family protein has protein sequence MITATVFNHAGGAGKTSLTRDVGHQLAQAGQRVLLIDLDPQANLTTWLGVRGVSLSSTVYRLATEGTPLPEPVQAHGLHLIPAQVDLALAETGMLGVPGSQLFLRQALEGVRGSYDVALIDSPPSLGQLAILGAVAADRLIVPIPTRAKGLDALPGLQKATALYRRLRPDLAVGLYVPTLYDARRSHDREVLEELRAHLSPLAEPIPERAAVWLDSSMAGEPVGVYAPNSPVFQDVQRLTREVAGVLGLGVRA, from the coding sequence GTGATCACCGCGACAGTCTTCAACCACGCGGGGGGAGCCGGCAAGACAAGCCTGACCCGCGACGTGGGCCACCAGCTCGCTCAGGCCGGGCAGCGCGTGTTGCTGATCGATCTCGATCCCCAGGCGAACCTGACCACCTGGCTGGGGGTCAGGGGCGTGTCCCTCTCCTCCACGGTGTACCGTCTGGCGACCGAGGGCACGCCCCTCCCCGAGCCTGTTCAGGCCCACGGCCTGCACCTGATTCCCGCCCAGGTCGATCTGGCCCTGGCGGAGACGGGGATGCTCGGCGTGCCCGGATCGCAACTCTTCTTGCGGCAGGCGCTGGAGGGCGTGCGCGGCTCGTACGATGTCGCCCTGATCGACAGTCCCCCCAGCCTGGGACAACTGGCGATTCTGGGGGCGGTGGCCGCCGACCGGCTGATCGTGCCCATCCCCACCCGGGCGAAGGGGCTCGATGCCCTCCCGGGCCTGCAAAAGGCGACGGCCCTCTACCGCCGCCTGCGGCCCGACCTGGCGGTGGGGCTGTACGTGCCGACCCTCTACGACGCCCGGAGGTCCCACGACCGCGAGGTGCTGGAGGAGCTGCGCGCCCACCTCTCCCCGCTCGCCGAGCCGATTCCCGAGCGGGCGGCGGTGTGGCTCGACTCCAGCATGGCGGGTGAGCCGGTCGGGGTGTACGCGCCGAACAGCCCGGTCTTTCAGGACGTGCAGCGGCTCACCCGCGAGGTCGCGGGCGTGCTGGGCCTGGGGGTGCGGGCGTGA
- a CDS encoding replication initiator protein A — protein MAPPAKKPGKPAPPRRGSPGLEGPPDVHPGLDELNLGRLTLNSAQKTVPPEMRRWEKSILTPDGRPVYVVCTVGEGEVVPHGLDNDFMVGLINLCFEAGVPNGPFTTTGYALLKAAGLPDSAQYYKAMQASLRRLSKAKYSVDEAWYRHHGSGGEWLSQEFSQISYLAFRRSNAGMSARSVIVVQLGVPILDSLRAGYIKPLDLEFYRSLSQPLVRALYRQLDALHFDEQAEDGLVREVTAPLLGWAVRLGLFSDRPDNILRALQPAHEELLARAYLNQVEHEGRGRQRTVRYVFAGPPRTDHPELAESLLARGVKKGMALRLSAAFPERIPEALGRFDHYMTTSRTAVGNPAGLLVAMIKSPEQYEGLGGPPPQDKAAPAPRKAELEPGAEALDLHPTRLRGPELGAWTVRQLGLLGVMKHLTVPERALLGDALAEGALDGSLLVKRATSAGYQGQTSVLQFVEELRAALLPGP, from the coding sequence ATGGCGCCCCCAGCTAAGAAACCAGGGAAGCCCGCGCCCCCCCGGCGGGGTTCTCCGGGACTGGAAGGCCCCCCGGACGTCCACCCCGGCCTGGATGAACTCAACCTCGGCCGCCTGACCCTCAACAGCGCCCAGAAGACGGTTCCGCCGGAGATGCGCCGCTGGGAAAAGAGCATCCTGACGCCGGACGGCCGCCCGGTCTACGTGGTCTGCACCGTGGGGGAGGGGGAGGTCGTTCCGCACGGCCTGGACAACGACTTCATGGTGGGGCTGATCAACCTCTGCTTCGAGGCCGGGGTGCCCAACGGTCCCTTTACCACCACGGGGTACGCCCTGCTCAAAGCCGCGGGCCTGCCCGACTCCGCCCAGTACTACAAGGCGATGCAGGCGAGCTTGCGCCGTCTGAGCAAGGCCAAATACAGCGTGGACGAGGCCTGGTACCGCCACCACGGCAGCGGCGGGGAGTGGCTCTCGCAGGAATTCAGCCAGATCTCCTACCTGGCCTTCCGCCGCTCCAACGCCGGGATGTCCGCGAGGAGCGTCATCGTCGTGCAACTCGGGGTTCCCATTCTCGACAGTCTGCGGGCCGGGTACATCAAGCCGCTGGACCTCGAGTTCTACCGCTCGCTCAGCCAGCCGCTCGTGCGGGCCCTCTACCGGCAACTCGACGCCCTTCACTTCGACGAGCAGGCCGAGGACGGCCTCGTCCGGGAGGTCACGGCCCCGCTGCTCGGTTGGGCCGTCCGCCTGGGCCTGTTCAGCGACCGCCCGGACAACATCCTGCGGGCGCTTCAGCCCGCCCACGAGGAGCTGCTGGCCCGGGCCTACCTGAATCAGGTCGAGCACGAGGGCCGGGGGCGCCAACGAACCGTGCGGTATGTGTTCGCCGGACCCCCACGCACCGACCACCCGGAACTCGCGGAGTCGCTCCTGGCCCGGGGGGTGAAAAAGGGCATGGCCCTGCGTCTGAGTGCCGCCTTCCCCGAACGCATTCCGGAGGCGCTGGGCAGGTTCGACCACTACATGACGACCAGCCGCACGGCGGTGGGCAATCCGGCGGGCCTGCTGGTCGCCATGATCAAGAGCCCGGAGCAGTACGAGGGCCTGGGCGGGCCGCCCCCTCAGGACAAGGCCGCCCCAGCCCCCCGGAAGGCCGAGCTCGAGCCGGGAGCCGAAGCCCTCGACCTGCACCCGACCCGGCTGCGCGGCCCGGAACTCGGGGCCTGGACTGTGCGGCAACTCGGCCTTCTGGGAGTCATGAAGCACCTGACCGTCCCGGAGCGGGCTCTCCTGGGCGACGCGCTCGCCGAGGGTGCGCTGGATGGAAGCCTGCTGGTCAAACGGGCCACCTCCGCTGGCTACCAGGGTCAGACCAGCGTTCTTCAGTTCGTGGAGGAGTTGCGCGCCGCCCTGCTGCCGGGCCCATAG
- a CDS encoding ATP-binding protein, whose protein sequence is MPPRLALLGSPAVLDGGRREDVPVLKPAYLLLYLAGVEQWVSRDDLTRVFRPGGAEAATRGNLRLLLTRARRLRWAAGVEAEPQRLRWRVDTDVAELRRALAERDWHRATEGYPAPLLHGWPTDELPGFHEWLEAERAALHGAWLEAVVRREDDLLRRGAFDEAARLLGRALTHDPLSEDVLQRLLRASHLAGARDEALRTYERFAARLRADLGLTPLRATLDLVDALRRDAPPPRPDGAEAPATLPLDLVRPPTLSGRAAEVALLRGAGSPVVLVTGEPGVGKTRLLAEVLPGARPLRCQEGLEHVPYFPLLAGVRARLPELPDLGPYAPDLARFVPEACPEGDGPPPGDGDADSGKVRFLEALARVFAPEGVVVVDDLQWADPATLEWLVFLVRRGGVRLFGAYRGGEVGEALEGTLRALAAQTTPVPLAPLPEAGVAALVGSVTGPGAGPGDLAAWLYPRSGGNPLFVLEWLRVLVQEGVYEARPGAWQRRAGPTDLDALPLTPRLADLVLRRADTLPEAKRRVLDVASVLGGVLDPAHLARVLGEGEWAVVGALESAGRLGLLRGERFAHDVVRRALYAALPQARRRFVHGRAARALEGTLDDLVVAEHARLAGDEASAARLWFRAARFAFGVRRGFEDEATALYERVLGLGVRTPEWYRAHAYLAVRRRVAGRAGEARDLIQTVLRESGDPAARALAHAEGATLAYMDGNLAEAAALVALAAREASPLDDPGLKRDVLLMQANIAHYRGEYAEALGIAEGVVAAARREPLSLGFCNWLSLLGALLCDVGRFEEALALYREQLEAARFLGARSEQVKASSDIIATLHDLGRIQEGVPLAEAALSLGHFNDSYPLRYHLALAYCRAGRLDPALDHTHVVLRGSPSVNMRAHAHALLAEIHDRAGRGAETQAALEGGLTEVEGCDVLTARAVVVIAALQFGGAGLLARARPILAELREDALPAYLRPDFVTALAARRDEAGS, encoded by the coding sequence ATGCCGCCTCGCCTCGCTCTGCTGGGGTCTCCCGCCGTTCTGGACGGGGGGCGCCGGGAAGACGTTCCGGTCCTCAAGCCCGCGTACCTCTTGCTGTACCTCGCGGGGGTGGAGCAGTGGGTGAGCCGCGACGACCTGACCCGGGTGTTTCGCCCAGGGGGCGCCGAGGCCGCGACCCGCGGCAACCTGCGCCTGCTGCTGACCCGCGCCCGGCGCCTGCGGTGGGCCGCCGGGGTGGAAGCCGAACCGCAACGCCTGCGCTGGCGGGTGGACACCGACGTGGCGGAGCTGCGCCGGGCCCTCGCCGAGCGAGACTGGCACCGGGCAACAGAGGGCTATCCGGCCCCGCTGCTGCACGGCTGGCCGACGGACGAGCTGCCGGGCTTCCACGAGTGGCTGGAGGCCGAACGCGCCGCGCTGCACGGGGCATGGCTGGAGGCGGTGGTGCGCCGCGAAGACGACCTGCTGCGCCGGGGCGCCTTCGACGAGGCCGCGCGGCTGCTGGGGCGGGCCCTCACACACGACCCCCTCTCCGAGGACGTGCTGCAACGCCTGCTCCGCGCGAGTCACCTCGCGGGCGCGCGCGACGAGGCCCTGCGGACCTACGAACGCTTCGCGGCGCGGCTGCGGGCCGACCTCGGCCTCACCCCGCTGCGGGCGACCCTGGACCTTGTGGACGCCCTGCGCCGGGACGCCCCGCCCCCGCGCCCGGACGGTGCGGAGGCCCCCGCCACCCTGCCCCTTGACCTCGTGCGCCCCCCCACCTTGAGCGGGCGCGCGGCGGAGGTGGCCCTGCTGCGCGGCGCGGGGAGCCCGGTCGTCCTCGTGACGGGCGAGCCCGGCGTTGGGAAGACGCGCCTGCTCGCCGAGGTGCTGCCGGGGGCACGGCCCCTGCGCTGCCAGGAGGGGCTGGAGCATGTGCCGTATTTCCCGCTGCTCGCCGGGGTGCGCGCGCGGTTGCCGGAGCTGCCCGACCTCGGCCCGTATGCCCCGGACCTGGCGCGCTTCGTGCCGGAAGCGTGCCCCGAGGGGGACGGGCCGCCGCCCGGGGACGGGGACGCCGACTCGGGCAAGGTGCGGTTTCTGGAGGCGCTCGCCCGCGTCTTCGCCCCGGAAGGCGTGGTCGTTGTGGACGACCTCCAGTGGGCCGACCCCGCCACCCTGGAGTGGCTGGTGTTCCTCGTGCGGCGCGGCGGCGTGCGCCTTTTCGGTGCCTACCGGGGGGGTGAGGTGGGGGAGGCCCTGGAGGGGACCCTGCGCGCCCTCGCGGCGCAGACCACGCCCGTCCCCCTCGCCCCCCTGCCCGAGGCCGGGGTCGCCGCGCTCGTCGGGAGCGTCACCGGGCCGGGGGCGGGGCCGGGCGACCTCGCCGCGTGGCTGTATCCCCGCAGCGGCGGCAATCCCCTCTTCGTGCTCGAATGGCTGCGGGTCCTCGTGCAGGAGGGGGTGTACGAGGCGCGCCCCGGCGCGTGGCAGCGCCGCGCAGGCCCAACCGACCTCGACGCCCTGCCGCTCACGCCGCGCCTCGCGGACCTCGTGCTACGCCGTGCGGACACGCTTCCGGAGGCGAAGCGGCGGGTCCTTGACGTGGCGAGCGTGCTCGGCGGCGTCCTCGACCCCGCCCACCTCGCGCGGGTGCTGGGGGAGGGGGAGTGGGCGGTGGTGGGCGCCCTGGAAAGCGCCGGGCGGCTCGGCCTGCTGCGCGGGGAGCGCTTCGCGCACGACGTGGTGCGCCGGGCGCTGTACGCGGCGTTGCCGCAGGCGCGGCGGCGCTTCGTGCACGGGCGGGCGGCCCGCGCCCTGGAGGGCACGCTCGACGACCTCGTGGTGGCCGAGCACGCCCGGCTCGCGGGGGACGAGGCCAGCGCCGCGCGGCTGTGGTTTCGCGCGGCGCGCTTTGCCTTCGGGGTGCGGCGCGGCTTCGAGGACGAGGCGACGGCTCTCTACGAGCGGGTGCTGGGCCTCGGCGTGCGGACCCCCGAGTGGTACCGGGCGCACGCCTACCTCGCGGTGCGCCGCCGGGTGGCGGGCCGCGCCGGGGAGGCGCGCGACCTGATTCAGACCGTCCTGCGCGAATCCGGCGACCCGGCGGCCCGCGCCCTCGCCCACGCGGAGGGGGCCACCCTCGCCTACATGGACGGCAACCTCGCGGAGGCGGCCGCCCTGGTGGCGCTCGCCGCGCGGGAGGCCTCCCCCCTCGACGACCCCGGGTTGAAACGCGACGTGCTGCTGATGCAGGCCAATATCGCCCATTACCGGGGCGAGTACGCCGAGGCGCTGGGCATCGCCGAGGGGGTGGTCGCGGCGGCACGGCGCGAGCCCCTCAGCCTGGGCTTTTGCAACTGGCTGAGCCTGCTCGGCGCCCTGCTGTGCGACGTGGGCCGCTTCGAGGAGGCGCTGGCGCTCTACCGCGAGCAGCTCGAAGCGGCGCGGTTCCTGGGGGCGCGTTCCGAGCAGGTCAAGGCGAGCAGCGACATCATCGCCACCCTGCACGACCTCGGGCGCATCCAGGAGGGTGTCCCCCTCGCCGAGGCGGCCCTGAGCTTGGGGCACTTCAACGACTCCTACCCCCTGCGCTATCACCTCGCGCTGGCCTATTGCCGGGCGGGGCGGCTGGACCCGGCCCTCGACCACACCCACGTCGTGCTGCGCGGCTCGCCCTCGGTGAACATGCGCGCCCACGCCCACGCCCTCCTCGCCGAGATTCACGACCGCGCCGGGCGGGGGGCCGAGACCCAGGCGGCCCTCGAAGGCGGGCTTACCGAGGTCGAGGGCTGCGACGTGCTCACCGCGCGGGCCGTCGTCGTCATCGCCGCGTTGCAGTTCGGGGGGGCCGGACTGCTCGCCCGGGCGCGGCCCATCCTCGCGGAGCTGCGAGAAGACGCCCTGCCCGCCTACCTGCGCCCGGACTTCGTGACCGCCCTCGCCGCCCGGCGGGACGAAGCTGGCAGTTGA